From Terriglobus sp. TAA 43, the proteins below share one genomic window:
- a CDS encoding GMC family oxidoreductase: MDQVAEAEYIVVGSGAGGGTVAARLAEAGHTVVLMEAGGDPRLQHGGDPTYPDSDRLPAAYDVPCFHAFASENEALRWDFFVRHYRDQQQQEKDPKYGKDYAGEPVDGVLYPRSGTLGGCTAHNAMIFVYPADEDWAAIEALTGDSGWNPKQMRRYFQRLENCRYLPLHRIAAFFGFNPSRHGFNGWLHTEKAIPMLSLANRDLLSTILVSAQNANQELGHFRKRLRWFFQGLLDPNDWRTCGEDAFGLRYLPLTTHNHARNGTRERVLDIQKRYPERLRVELNALVTRVLFDDENRAIGVEYLKGERLYRAHSKPNSSAGERKTMFASREVILSGGAFNTPQLLMLSGLGSQEHLAHFGIPLRKHLPGVGRNLQDRYEISVVYRMNFPAWHILKGARFDTTDPQFAQWERCRDGAYATNGSVLAVFRRSGNRVQPDLFCVAFLGSFKGYVPGYSRDFIDDQNCLTWAVLKAHTNNRAGSVSLRSADPKDTPLIDFAYFEEGTPDNDDDLNAVVEGLQFVRRISSPLIAKGLIEKEEFPGAEIVSADQIRQYVRDQAWGHHASCTCPIGDPEDGGVVDSRFKVHGTTALRVVDASIFPRIPGFFLACPVYMIGEKAAADILQDAKASL; the protein is encoded by the coding sequence GTTAATGGAGGCAGGCGGGGACCCACGCCTGCAACACGGAGGAGACCCCACCTACCCGGATTCTGACCGGCTTCCCGCGGCCTACGATGTTCCGTGCTTTCATGCATTCGCTTCTGAGAATGAAGCGCTGCGTTGGGATTTCTTTGTTCGGCACTATCGCGATCAACAGCAACAAGAGAAAGATCCTAAATACGGCAAGGATTATGCGGGAGAGCCGGTAGATGGCGTCTTGTATCCGCGGTCAGGGACACTCGGCGGCTGCACTGCTCACAACGCAATGATCTTTGTCTATCCCGCGGATGAGGATTGGGCAGCCATTGAAGCGCTCACCGGGGATAGCGGCTGGAATCCGAAACAAATGCGACGCTACTTTCAGCGGCTCGAAAATTGCCGATATCTTCCACTTCACCGGATCGCTGCGTTCTTCGGTTTCAACCCATCCCGGCACGGCTTCAATGGATGGCTGCACACAGAGAAAGCGATTCCAATGCTTTCTCTCGCCAATCGCGATTTGCTAAGTACGATTCTTGTATCCGCTCAGAATGCGAATCAGGAGCTTGGCCACTTCAGAAAGCGCCTGCGCTGGTTCTTCCAAGGGCTACTCGATCCGAACGACTGGCGAACATGCGGAGAAGACGCATTCGGCCTCCGCTATCTCCCCTTAACTACACACAATCACGCCCGGAACGGCACGCGGGAACGAGTGCTTGATATCCAAAAGCGCTATCCCGAGCGCCTCCGCGTGGAACTCAATGCCCTTGTAACTCGTGTCCTCTTCGACGATGAAAATCGCGCCATTGGCGTTGAATACCTGAAAGGCGAACGACTGTATCGTGCGCATTCCAAACCCAACTCGTCGGCAGGAGAACGCAAGACGATGTTTGCAAGCCGCGAAGTGATCCTGAGTGGTGGAGCATTCAATACACCGCAGTTGCTTATGCTTTCTGGTCTTGGATCTCAAGAGCATCTCGCTCATTTCGGAATCCCTTTACGAAAGCATCTTCCGGGCGTGGGAAGAAACCTTCAGGACCGATACGAAATCAGCGTCGTATACCGAATGAACTTCCCCGCATGGCATATCTTGAAAGGCGCCCGCTTTGACACCACCGATCCGCAGTTTGCCCAATGGGAACGCTGCCGTGATGGAGCCTATGCAACCAACGGCTCTGTACTTGCAGTATTTCGTCGTTCCGGAAATCGGGTTCAGCCGGACCTGTTCTGTGTCGCCTTCCTTGGCAGTTTCAAAGGATATGTCCCCGGATACTCTCGCGACTTCATTGACGATCAGAACTGTCTTACGTGGGCGGTATTAAAAGCTCACACGAACAACCGGGCAGGCTCCGTCTCATTGCGGTCGGCCGATCCCAAAGACACTCCCCTGATTGATTTCGCATACTTCGAAGAGGGCACACCGGATAACGACGACGATCTAAACGCAGTTGTCGAGGGATTGCAATTCGTCCGGCGCATTAGTTCACCCCTCATAGCGAAAGGCCTGATTGAGAAGGAGGAGTTTCCCGGTGCGGAGATAGTTAGTGCCGACCAGATTCGACAGTATGTTCGCGACCAGGCGTGGGGCCATCATGCTTCCTGCACCTGCCCGATCGGTGATCCGGAGGACGGTGGTGTTGTAGATAGCCGCTTCAAGGTGCATGGCACCACAGCACTGCGAGTCGTTGATGCGTCGATCTTTCCCCGGATACCTGGTTTCTTTCTGGCCTGCCCCGTCTACATGATTGGCGAGAAGGCCGCCGCAGACATTCTTCAAGATGCGAAAGCATCGTTGTGA